A stretch of the Hippocampus zosterae strain Florida chromosome 16, ASM2543408v3, whole genome shotgun sequence genome encodes the following:
- the fez1 gene encoding fasciculation and elongation protein zeta-1 isoform X1 has product MEAPLVCLDEEFEDLRPCRIEEFDHPALNHPSYTTSTVPLVSITREDFSELENFSEMMSFKSMEDLVNEFDEKLNVCFHNYNTKTEGLAPIRNQTQNQEDEERLQDEDVWDALTDNYIAAWDGADSEGFNGNLSDKEIHEKEEEEMNEKNDNANCLNEEPLITADQVIEEIAEMMENSPDPGETEEEDEEESSVCSSRTRPSLLEEIRQLSQASNNNCSYEGLSLMPSSALVELLHRVEAAIREYSEELVSQLARRDELEFEKEVKNTFITALIEVQNRVKEQRDSSKRRRRDKALSLQGGVSAVSVNAGNTSTAARVEKTASMPVKRFSMEGLSNILQTGIRQTFGSTGNEKQYLNTVIPYEKKGSPPSVDDLQMLTKILFAIKEDSEKVPTLLTDYILKVLCPT; this is encoded by the exons ATGGAAGCCCCTCTTGTTTGTTTGGATGAGGAGTTTGAAGACCTCCGGCCTTGCCGTATCGAGGAGTTTGACCACCCGGCACTCAACCACCCCTCTTACACCACCAGCACCGTCCCGTTGGTTTCCATCACCCGAGAGGATTTCTCCGAGCTGGAGAACTTTTCTGAGATGATGAGCTTCAAGTCGATGGAGGACCTGGTCAATGAGTTTGATGAGAAGCTCAACGTCTGCTTCCACAATTACAACACCAAGACCGAGGGCCTGGCGCCGATACGCAACCAGACACAAAACCAAGAGGATGAGGAGCGGCTGCAGGATGAAGA TGTGTGGGACGCTCTAACTGACAATTACATAGCTGCATGGGACGGTGCCGACTCTGAGGGATTCAACGGAAATCTTTCTGACAAAGAG ATCCatgaaaaggaggaggaagaaatgaatgaaaagaacgACAATGCCAACTGTTTGAACGAAGAGCCTCTCATCACAGCAGATCAG gtCATTGAGGAGATAGCGGAGATGATGGAAAACTCCCCAGACCCTGGCGAAACcgaagaagaggatgaagaggagagcAGCGTTTGCTCCTCTAGGACTCGCCCGTCCCTGCTGGAGGAGATACGACAACTGTCCCAGGCCTCCAACAACAACTGCTCTTATGAAG GCTTAAGTTTGATGCCCAGTTCCGCGTTGGTTGAGCTGTTGCACCGCGTGGAAGCCGCAATCCGAGAGTACTCCGAGGAACTGGTCAGTCAGCTGGCGAGGCGCGACGAGCTGGAATTTGAAAAAGAGGTGAAGAACACGTTCATCACCGCCCTGATCGAGGTGCAGAACAGGGTGAAGGAGCAGCGAGACAGTAGCAAACGCCGACGCCGGGATAAAGCTTTGAGCCTGCAGGGAGGAGTGAGTGCGGTGTCTGTGAACGCTGGCAATACTAGCACTGCTGCTCGCGTGGAGAAAACGGCAAGCATGCCTGTCAAG CGCTTCAGTATGGAAGGACTGTCCAACATCCTGCAGACGGGCATCAGGCAGACTTTTGGGAGCACAGGGAATGAGAAACAG TATCTGAACACTGTCATCCCTTACGAGAAGAAAGGCAGCCCACCATCTGTTGATGACCTGCAGATGCTCACAAAAA TTCTTTTCGCCATAAAAGAAGACAGCGAGAAGGTGCCTACCCTGCTAACTGACTACATATTAAAAG TCTTGTGTCCTACCTAA
- the fez1 gene encoding fasciculation and elongation protein zeta-1 isoform X2 produces the protein MEAPLVCLDEEFEDLRPCRIEEFDHPALNHPSYTTSTVPLVSITREDFSELENFSEMMSFKSMEDLVNEFDEKLNVCFHNYNTKTEGLAPIRNQTQNQEDEERLQDEDVWDALTDNYIAAWDGADSEGFNGNLSDKEIHEKEEEEMNEKNDNANCLNEEPLITADQVIEEIAEMMENSPDPGETEEEDEEESSVCSSRTRPSLLEEIRQLSQASNNNCSYEGLSLMPSSALVELLHRVEAAIREYSEELVSQLARRDELEFEKEVKNTFITALIEVQNRVKEQRDSSKRRRRDKALSLQGGVSAVSVNAGNTSTAARVEKTASMPVKKGETRLPVSSGLIMDLRPISL, from the exons ATGGAAGCCCCTCTTGTTTGTTTGGATGAGGAGTTTGAAGACCTCCGGCCTTGCCGTATCGAGGAGTTTGACCACCCGGCACTCAACCACCCCTCTTACACCACCAGCACCGTCCCGTTGGTTTCCATCACCCGAGAGGATTTCTCCGAGCTGGAGAACTTTTCTGAGATGATGAGCTTCAAGTCGATGGAGGACCTGGTCAATGAGTTTGATGAGAAGCTCAACGTCTGCTTCCACAATTACAACACCAAGACCGAGGGCCTGGCGCCGATACGCAACCAGACACAAAACCAAGAGGATGAGGAGCGGCTGCAGGATGAAGA TGTGTGGGACGCTCTAACTGACAATTACATAGCTGCATGGGACGGTGCCGACTCTGAGGGATTCAACGGAAATCTTTCTGACAAAGAG ATCCatgaaaaggaggaggaagaaatgaatgaaaagaacgACAATGCCAACTGTTTGAACGAAGAGCCTCTCATCACAGCAGATCAG gtCATTGAGGAGATAGCGGAGATGATGGAAAACTCCCCAGACCCTGGCGAAACcgaagaagaggatgaagaggagagcAGCGTTTGCTCCTCTAGGACTCGCCCGTCCCTGCTGGAGGAGATACGACAACTGTCCCAGGCCTCCAACAACAACTGCTCTTATGAAG GCTTAAGTTTGATGCCCAGTTCCGCGTTGGTTGAGCTGTTGCACCGCGTGGAAGCCGCAATCCGAGAGTACTCCGAGGAACTGGTCAGTCAGCTGGCGAGGCGCGACGAGCTGGAATTTGAAAAAGAGGTGAAGAACACGTTCATCACCGCCCTGATCGAGGTGCAGAACAGGGTGAAGGAGCAGCGAGACAGTAGCAAACGCCGACGCCGGGATAAAGCTTTGAGCCTGCAGGGAGGAGTGAGTGCGGTGTCTGTGAACGCTGGCAATACTAGCACTGCTGCTCGCGTGGAGAAAACGGCAAGCATGCCTGTCAAG AAAGGTGAAACCCGACTGCCTGTGAGTTCTGGTCTGATAATGGATCTCAGGCCCATTAGCCTCTAA
- the fez1 gene encoding fasciculation and elongation protein zeta-1 isoform X3, producing the protein MEAPLVCLDEEFEDLRPCRIEEFDHPALNHPSYTTSTVPLVSITREDFSELENFSEMMSFKSMEDLVNEFDEKLNVCFHNYNTKTEGLAPIRNQTQNQEDEERLQDEDVWDALTDNYIAAWDGADSEGFNGNLSDKEIHEKEEEEMNEKNDNANCLNEEPLITADQVIEEIAEMMENSPDPGETEEEDEEESSVCSSRTRPSLLEEIRQLSQASNNNCSYEGLSLMPSSALVELLHRVEAAIREYSEELVSQLARRDELEFEKEVKNTFITALIEVQNRVKEQRDSSKRRRRDKALSLQGGVSAVSVNAGNTSTAARVEKTASMPVKVKPDCL; encoded by the exons ATGGAAGCCCCTCTTGTTTGTTTGGATGAGGAGTTTGAAGACCTCCGGCCTTGCCGTATCGAGGAGTTTGACCACCCGGCACTCAACCACCCCTCTTACACCACCAGCACCGTCCCGTTGGTTTCCATCACCCGAGAGGATTTCTCCGAGCTGGAGAACTTTTCTGAGATGATGAGCTTCAAGTCGATGGAGGACCTGGTCAATGAGTTTGATGAGAAGCTCAACGTCTGCTTCCACAATTACAACACCAAGACCGAGGGCCTGGCGCCGATACGCAACCAGACACAAAACCAAGAGGATGAGGAGCGGCTGCAGGATGAAGA TGTGTGGGACGCTCTAACTGACAATTACATAGCTGCATGGGACGGTGCCGACTCTGAGGGATTCAACGGAAATCTTTCTGACAAAGAG ATCCatgaaaaggaggaggaagaaatgaatgaaaagaacgACAATGCCAACTGTTTGAACGAAGAGCCTCTCATCACAGCAGATCAG gtCATTGAGGAGATAGCGGAGATGATGGAAAACTCCCCAGACCCTGGCGAAACcgaagaagaggatgaagaggagagcAGCGTTTGCTCCTCTAGGACTCGCCCGTCCCTGCTGGAGGAGATACGACAACTGTCCCAGGCCTCCAACAACAACTGCTCTTATGAAG GCTTAAGTTTGATGCCCAGTTCCGCGTTGGTTGAGCTGTTGCACCGCGTGGAAGCCGCAATCCGAGAGTACTCCGAGGAACTGGTCAGTCAGCTGGCGAGGCGCGACGAGCTGGAATTTGAAAAAGAGGTGAAGAACACGTTCATCACCGCCCTGATCGAGGTGCAGAACAGGGTGAAGGAGCAGCGAGACAGTAGCAAACGCCGACGCCGGGATAAAGCTTTGAGCCTGCAGGGAGGAGTGAGTGCGGTGTCTGTGAACGCTGGCAATACTAGCACTGCTGCTCGCGTGGAGAAAACGGCAAGCATGCCTGTCAAG GTGAAACCCGACTGCCTGTGA